The genomic segment TGTAGGATGTTAAGAACTGAGTGCTTTAGAGAATCAATCAAGTAAGGCACATACGCTTTGCTGGTACTTTTTTGCTTAATGGTCGGGCCAACCTCTGGCTTCCCGTGTTCTTCCTGCAGAGCAAGCAAAGCGAGAAGTGGTGGAGGCGGTCACCATCATTGAAACTCCTCCTGTCATCGTGGTGGGAGTAGTGGGATACATTCAGACTCTCCGTGGCTTACGTTCCCTCAAGACCATCTTTGCCGAGCACCTCAGTGACGAGTGCAAGCGCAGATTCTACAAAAACTGGTTTGTGTAACTATATGTTGCTTTCCTTCATATTCCATAAAAAGCCAATGTGCCACACACTTATTACTCGTCCCATGAGGTGTTTAATGTAAAATCCAATGAGTTAAATTAACAGGACATAAGATAAGAACACTGATAATGTGTAAGCCAGATTTGCAGGGTTCTTTCctcatttgacaaaaaacacatctgcagTTGCTGCTGCTTTTGCTGACGATCATGTTTCTTCAGAAACTTAATTTCATGAGCTAATTGAACTCTCAGAAGGACAGTTATTCAATTCACTTTTCCATATCAAAAGACTCCAAGTCAGGTGAACTTGCTGTTTATGCCGTGTTGCTGTTCATATTCATAACTTGAAGTGATTTTTAGGTTGAATTATtgtaaaattaataaaactcAGACATCTATATTAGGTTATTGAGATTGTTTGATTCTGCAAAATCTCCACATGTTGTTTTACGGTGCAGTAGTGTTTCCAATATGTATgctttcaatttgtttttctgtgtttcaggtACAAGAGCAAAAAGAAGGCCTTCACTAAGTACAGTAAGAAGTGGCAGGATGAGACAGGAAAGAAACAGCTGGATAAGGATTTTGCTGTGATGAAGAAATACTGTTCAGTCATCAGGGTTATTGTTCACTCCCAGGTAGGCCATTAAATAAGCACAATGCAGATTCTAGAAACACAAGAACTGTGGTCTTTAATCACATCAGTTtccacctctccttctcttGAAACGTTCCCCTTCGAAAGGGCACAGGTGTCAGACTCAAGCCATGTGCAACAGATAGAAAAGCTACCACACCTCAAACCTCTTGGCTGCCAAGATTCAAATAACTCTGGCCACAATTCCCTGTCCGAGGGGAGCGCTGGAGGGTGCCGTTTCAAATagcagtttaaaaataaatttcattGCACAACCTGGCTGCTCACCCAGGCTTTGCCAAGGGAAAACCTTTAATGTTGGCACTAAAGAAACTGAAGATCATTTAAGATCTTcaagtccttttctttttacaaattaGATCAAAATATACTTTTAACATATCAGAGCTGTGGTCATTTCCCAATGTCATTGCTGAGAATTCAAACATGATCTCAAGTTATTCTCTGGCCTTTGAATCTCATAGAAAACCATAGCTCTCCTAGGCTTTTACGGGATTAACAGGCATTTACGTCTCAATTTCCAGATGCGGCTGCTGCCCATAAAGCAGAAAAAAGCCCACGTCATGGAGGTGCAGCTGAATGGGGGTAGCATCTCAGACAAGGTGGACTGGGCTAAGGAGCGTCTGGAGCAGGCTGTGCCCGTGTCTGCCGTCTTCTACCAGGATGAGATGATTGATGTCATCGGCGTCAGCAAGGGTCGCGGCTTCAAAGGTATAGGAAACATGCTGCTGGCCGTGCTAGTCCAAGAACGTGCAAAACACACGGTCTCAGTTTCGTCCTCTTGATAGGTGTGACAAGCCGCTGGCGCACAAAGAAGCTCCCCAGGAAGACTCACAAGGGCCTGAGGAAGGTGGCCTGTATCGGAGCCTGGCATCCAGCCCGAGTGAGCTACACCATCGCTCGTGCTGGTCAGAAGGGATATCACCATCGTACTGAGCTCAACAAGAAGGTTAGCTCATGGTTACTTCAACTCAGCTCAACTCAGCTTACTTCAACTGAATTCTTTGAAGTAGTGAACAGTTGCCAGCAATATGATTTTTAGTATATGTAGATAGGTTTCTGATGAGTTTTACGTGTCCATGCTTGAGGCCCTGTCCTCATTTGTGTCCTCAGATCTACCGTGTCGGTAGCGGTGTCCACA from the Scophthalmus maximus strain ysfricsl-2021 chromosome 17, ASM2237912v1, whole genome shotgun sequence genome contains:
- the LOC118288866 gene encoding 60S ribosomal protein L3-like codes for the protein MSHRKFHAPRHGHMGFLPHKRSKKHRGRVRTWPKDDPSQPVHLTAFLGYKAGMTHTLRDMHRTGLKQAKREVVEAVTIIETPPVIVVGVVGYIQTLRGLRSLKTIFAEHLSDECKRRFYKNWYKSKKKAFTKYSKKWQDETGKKQLDKDFAVMKKYCSVIRVIVHSQMRLLPIKQKKAHVMEVQLNGGSISDKVDWAKERLEQAVPVSAVFYQDEMIDVIGVSKGRGFKGVTSRWRTKKLPRKTHKGLRKVACIGAWHPARVSYTIARAGQKGYHHRTELNKKIYRVGSGVHIQDGKVISNNASTNYDTSQKSITPMGGFPHYGEVSNDFLMVKGCVVGVKKRVLTLRKSLLVHTSRKSRETIELKFIDTTSKFGHGRFQTAQEKRAFMGPLKKDVQKTLPEPLSKDT